The Bdellovibrio sp. ArHS genome has a window encoding:
- a CDS encoding phospholipase D-like domain-containing protein has product MKKMALIALTIIVAFQAKAQTVSLKERLAAVEFYKKNHDVLYGPEACRRAETLLKELQKLPKAEQGKTRDFVKTYENQIPESILRPLVYWKFIKKNSANESRVLQSLLQYRLQLLRDYAEHPLKKDKAAQAKARSMMDAMAQQGARDLSLRNPELTQDLRSLFPEMDDHVLTATGLIPGNAVELVSHNETSPERIQWFNDRVIFAGGKLDFSQPYMKMPLTNTDEGHPSFKDPMFAKIRDMILSAKESVFINIFLFGGTMGGTLSKFLLDQAVEKKKTNPNFKVLIMHDYATNYNMEDEMMPIFKYIKDRSQEPALKGSVILLQANIQRHPPGIPFGLTNFVPKTEETFKALEKRNTYYESKIDHSKVIVVDAESDAPQAYFGSKNWTDHSGGYYFDNALYVKGPAAAMVQAAYYDDVDAALTLDPKERKWFFYKEQGLANEAYLPQRDQILAWFKLKRTEYPAQGTQVVRLAEANVDGRIKDARNILVDMISKAESHIYMEQLFIYDKYINDALMKRKAQVPSLKVRILADHNGNFKMGGLPNTLFLGQLLDHGVEVRARRTLGIEAHFPDGTKQEYHQENHRKITSVDGKVLLAGSSNLNPDTLQGSFREFGAQIFDKAEIRKFESEFEQDWNDDAKIGPFFEGDALQLTLKGQKLSPELSRLINDVGAKVIRAKDDIEKR; this is encoded by the coding sequence ATGAAAAAAATGGCTTTGATTGCTTTGACGATAATTGTGGCTTTCCAGGCAAAGGCGCAGACCGTGTCTTTAAAAGAGCGGCTGGCGGCGGTAGAGTTCTACAAGAAGAATCATGATGTTCTTTATGGTCCTGAAGCTTGCCGTCGGGCCGAAACGCTGTTGAAAGAGTTGCAAAAGCTTCCCAAGGCAGAGCAGGGAAAGACACGGGATTTCGTAAAAACCTACGAAAACCAGATTCCCGAGTCGATCCTGCGCCCTTTGGTTTATTGGAAATTTATAAAGAAAAATTCCGCCAATGAAAGTCGCGTGCTTCAGTCATTACTACAGTATCGTTTGCAGCTATTGCGGGACTACGCAGAGCACCCCTTAAAAAAAGACAAAGCCGCGCAAGCCAAGGCGCGATCGATGATGGATGCGATGGCGCAGCAAGGTGCGCGCGATTTGTCTTTGCGAAATCCGGAGTTAACGCAGGATTTGCGCAGTTTGTTTCCGGAAATGGATGATCACGTTTTGACGGCCACAGGGCTGATTCCCGGCAATGCTGTCGAACTGGTCAGTCATAACGAGACTTCGCCTGAAAGAATCCAGTGGTTTAATGATCGGGTCATCTTTGCCGGCGGCAAACTTGATTTCAGTCAGCCCTACATGAAAATGCCTTTAACCAATACAGACGAGGGACATCCTTCTTTTAAGGACCCCATGTTTGCAAAGATCCGCGACATGATTCTTTCGGCGAAAGAGTCTGTTTTTATCAACATCTTCCTTTTCGGAGGAACGATGGGCGGGACTTTGTCGAAATTTCTTCTGGATCAGGCTGTTGAAAAAAAGAAGACCAATCCGAACTTCAAAGTTTTGATCATGCATGACTATGCGACGAACTATAATATGGAAGATGAAATGATGCCGATCTTTAAATACATTAAGGATCGCTCACAGGAGCCGGCGCTTAAGGGCTCTGTGATTCTTCTTCAAGCGAACATTCAAAGACATCCGCCCGGTATTCCCTTTGGTTTGACAAACTTTGTTCCGAAAACGGAAGAGACCTTCAAGGCCTTGGAAAAAAGAAATACTTACTATGAATCTAAGATTGATCACAGCAAAGTGATTGTTGTCGACGCGGAATCAGATGCTCCACAGGCCTATTTCGGTTCAAAGAATTGGACAGATCATAGCGGTGGATACTATTTCGATAATGCCTTGTATGTTAAAGGACCGGCAGCGGCCATGGTGCAAGCGGCCTACTATGATGACGTCGACGCGGCGTTGACGTTAGATCCCAAAGAGCGCAAATGGTTCTTCTACAAGGAACAGGGCTTGGCGAATGAAGCCTATTTGCCGCAACGAGATCAGATTTTGGCATGGTTCAAGTTAAAAAGGACAGAGTATCCCGCCCAGGGCACTCAGGTGGTCCGTTTGGCTGAAGCCAATGTTGATGGCAGAATCAAGGACGCGCGAAATATTTTGGTTGATATGATCTCTAAAGCAGAAAGCCATATTTATATGGAACAGCTTTTCATTTACGACAAATATATTAATGACGCTTTGATGAAAAGAAAGGCCCAGGTGCCTTCGCTGAAAGTTCGTATTTTGGCCGACCACAACGGAAACTTCAAAATGGGCGGATTGCCCAATACTCTATTCCTAGGACAGTTGCTGGATCACGGTGTCGAGGTGCGCGCGCGACGTACGCTGGGAATTGAAGCACACTTTCCAGACGGAACAAAGCAGGAGTATCATCAAGAAAACCACAGAAAGATTACTTCTGTAGACGGAAAAGTTCTTTTGGCGGGATCATCCAATCTAAACCCTGACACTTTACAGGGAAGCTTTCGCGAGTTCGGAGCCCAGATCTTTGACAAAGCGGAGATCCGCAAGTTCGAATCCGAATTTGAACAGGACTGGAACGACGATGCTAAGATCGGCCCCTTCTTTGAGGGTGATGCTTTACAATTGACATTGAAGGGCCAAAAACTTTCGCCGGAACTAAGTCGCCTCATCAACGATGTTGGTGCGAAGGTGATCCGCGCAAAAGACGATATCGAGAAGCGTTAA
- a CDS encoding M3 family oligoendopeptidase — protein sequence MEKMAWNIESEYPSCTSSEFQTEFENFSNKVRLLEELVKTAQASLADSLSGKTMPSESTREQLQKILLEREAALILSMNMGTFLNCTLSVNSADDAAQAKFSELQALNSRFWQSTIPVNNFLKRCSEDFLMKVLEHPELQPAEFFWKNERKNADTLLSDSEEALLESVSNPGLRAWGELYTKLSGAMRCQLQWENKTETVGLAQASALTRSLDENTRKVAWSSIQNAWAEHKNTAAFILNSLAGWRHEVNKKRSYAKPVHFLDTSLHGNRIERATLDALISACHSNLNDTRKAPRLMAQLMGKRALDPWDLLAQSPVSGGKKERSFDEALSLIQDSFARIDPQMSDFVKMMADKRWIEGRVLPHKRNGAYCTGFAKRREPRVFMTYMGSNSDISTLAHELGHAFHSWVMRDLPRSQTGYPMTLAETASIFAETVLHDVLIEEAQTKEEKIEFAWGEVEGATSFLINIPARFEFEKSFYEQRQKRSLNADELAQLTDEAWNKWYGPTLTENDKMFWATKLHFAMAGTSFYNYPYTFGYLFAMSIYARRQELGKDFMKKYVEILRDTGRMTAEDLVLKHLGEDIRQPEFWQKSIDVIKNKVNAFEKLAFR from the coding sequence ATGGAAAAAATGGCTTGGAATATCGAATCGGAGTATCCTTCTTGCACCTCTTCAGAGTTTCAAACTGAGTTCGAAAATTTTTCGAATAAAGTCAGACTTTTAGAAGAGCTGGTTAAAACCGCACAGGCATCTTTGGCAGACTCTTTGTCTGGCAAGACGATGCCGTCAGAGTCTACACGGGAACAGCTTCAGAAAATTCTGTTAGAGCGTGAGGCTGCCTTGATCCTTTCCATGAACATGGGGACCTTTCTGAATTGCACTTTATCAGTGAATTCGGCTGACGATGCCGCTCAGGCGAAGTTTTCCGAACTTCAGGCACTGAATTCTCGATTCTGGCAATCGACGATTCCGGTGAATAATTTCTTAAAACGTTGTTCAGAAGATTTTCTTATGAAAGTGCTTGAGCATCCGGAATTGCAACCTGCCGAATTTTTCTGGAAGAATGAACGAAAAAATGCTGACACCTTGTTGTCTGATTCGGAAGAAGCTTTGTTAGAGTCTGTCTCTAATCCCGGCTTAAGAGCCTGGGGAGAACTTTACACAAAGCTCAGCGGGGCCATGCGCTGCCAACTTCAGTGGGAGAATAAAACCGAAACTGTGGGGTTGGCGCAAGCCAGTGCTTTGACTCGCAGTCTGGATGAAAATACGCGAAAAGTGGCTTGGTCTAGTATTCAAAATGCTTGGGCAGAACATAAAAACACCGCCGCCTTTATTCTTAATTCTTTAGCAGGCTGGCGCCATGAGGTGAATAAAAAGCGTTCTTACGCAAAACCCGTGCATTTTCTGGATACGTCTTTGCATGGCAATCGTATTGAAAGAGCGACACTGGATGCGTTGATATCCGCCTGTCATAGCAACCTGAATGACACCCGCAAAGCCCCGCGCTTGATGGCTCAACTTATGGGAAAAAGAGCTTTAGATCCGTGGGACCTTTTGGCGCAAAGCCCGGTTTCCGGAGGGAAGAAGGAACGTTCTTTTGACGAAGCTCTGTCGCTCATTCAGGATTCTTTCGCCCGTATCGACCCCCAGATGTCTGATTTTGTAAAAATGATGGCGGACAAGCGATGGATAGAGGGTCGAGTTCTTCCGCATAAACGCAACGGCGCCTATTGCACAGGATTTGCGAAGCGCCGCGAGCCCCGGGTTTTCATGACTTATATGGGTTCTAACAGCGATATTTCCACCTTGGCTCATGAATTGGGACACGCGTTTCATTCCTGGGTGATGCGCGATCTACCTCGTTCGCAAACGGGTTATCCTATGACGTTGGCAGAAACGGCGAGCATCTTTGCAGAAACAGTTCTTCATGATGTTTTGATTGAAGAAGCACAAACTAAAGAAGAAAAGATCGAATTTGCCTGGGGAGAGGTTGAAGGGGCCACCAGTTTCCTTATTAACATCCCAGCACGTTTCGAATTTGAAAAAAGCTTCTATGAGCAGCGCCAAAAGCGCTCGTTGAACGCGGATGAACTTGCGCAGTTAACGGATGAAGCGTGGAATAAGTGGTATGGGCCGACGCTGACAGAAAACGATAAAATGTTCTGGGCAACCAAGCTGCATTTCGCGATGGCAGGCACCAGCTTTTACAACTATCCTTACACCTTTGGTTATTTGTTTGCCATGAGTATCTATGCTCGCCGACAGGAACTGGGCAAAGATTTTATGAAAAAATATGTCGAGATTCTAAGGGATACGGGCAGAATGACGGCGGAAGATTTGGTTCTGAAACACTTGGGCGAAGATATTCGTCAACCGGAGTTCTGGCAAAAATCCATAGATGTTATCAAGAACAAGGTGAATGCGTTTGAAAAGCTAGCGTTTCGCTAG
- a CDS encoding C1 family peptidase, which produces MLVLILFKTLLLSGFAQTTCDRDSVRDQMKYIYQNYTYRDVSVSVDIAKKNISACGGARAMGVSETFLDQIKMTSIREEYKRIKEDIETFSENGRVEMFELEYRMYARKAGLSPAEVEAFLKKHKSQGAQSAVKERQSCSPVDMSKDFGPVRNQDSVGWCYAFAAADLVSYKLKKTVSAADIAISYNDGILSDIRKTLGTTADDIQGGFTAGAIDSTLKKGFCLEKDFPSEDNSSSNFKNTLQAIDAMGRQKLGASATDCAPLYHRSRALFPNVKIADLQAVLRESSSRDFIDNMADKTCEPRVKANMETEANVYVFDKKGMIQDLDEQLNKMNPVVLGYDSSNLIDRRDTEKRRMHASVIAGRRFNEKSGQCEYLIRNSWGRGCGYDRHYECKEGNIWVPKTDIMKRGKFLDYVK; this is translated from the coding sequence ATGCTAGTACTCATTCTTTTTAAAACTCTACTTTTGTCGGGATTTGCGCAAACCACCTGTGATCGCGATTCAGTGCGCGACCAGATGAAGTACATATACCAAAATTACACCTACCGTGATGTTTCTGTCAGCGTGGATATCGCAAAAAAGAATATCAGTGCTTGCGGCGGCGCCCGCGCCATGGGAGTTTCAGAAACCTTTCTGGATCAGATAAAAATGACTTCGATCCGCGAAGAGTATAAACGCATCAAAGAAGACATCGAAACATTTTCTGAAAATGGGCGCGTAGAAATGTTCGAACTGGAATACAGGATGTATGCAAGAAAGGCCGGTCTGTCCCCCGCCGAAGTTGAAGCCTTCCTAAAAAAACACAAATCGCAAGGTGCCCAGTCAGCCGTCAAAGAGCGCCAATCCTGTTCTCCCGTCGACATGAGCAAGGATTTCGGACCTGTCAGAAATCAGGACTCGGTCGGATGGTGTTACGCATTTGCGGCTGCAGATCTTGTCTCATATAAGTTAAAAAAGACTGTTTCGGCTGCCGATATCGCCATTTCCTACAATGACGGAATTCTTTCTGATATTCGCAAAACATTGGGAACAACGGCTGACGACATCCAAGGGGGCTTCACCGCTGGCGCTATCGACAGTACCCTAAAAAAAGGATTTTGCCTGGAAAAAGATTTTCCTAGCGAAGACAACTCAAGTTCAAACTTCAAAAACACCCTGCAGGCCATCGATGCTATGGGCCGCCAGAAATTGGGGGCCTCTGCAACAGACTGCGCGCCTCTTTATCACAGATCCCGTGCACTATTTCCCAACGTAAAAATAGCAGACTTACAAGCAGTCCTTCGCGAAAGCTCGTCACGCGATTTCATCGACAATATGGCTGACAAGACTTGTGAGCCCCGAGTTAAAGCGAATATGGAAACAGAAGCCAACGTATATGTCTTCGATAAAAAAGGTATGATTCAGGACTTAGACGAGCAACTAAATAAAATGAATCCCGTGGTCCTGGGATACGACTCTTCGAACTTGATAGACCGACGGGATACCGAAAAAAGACGCATGCACGCCAGCGTGATCGCAGGACGACGATTTAATGAAAAGTCCGGGCAGTGTGAATATCTTATCAGAAATTCCTGGGGACGAGGTTGCGGCTATGACCGCCACTATGAGTGCAAAGAAGGAAATATCTGGGTTCCTAAAACCGACATTATGAAACGTGGGAAATTTTTAGATTATGTTAAGTAG
- a CDS encoding glutathione S-transferase family protein — MIKLYGSPLSSAGRCYWMLEELAVPYEVMPLNLREKEQKSEAFLKINPNGKIPAMIDGDFVLWESMAINSYLAKKFESPLAPKNLQEESLIQQWSLWGLVDFQEPAVSWMIQEFFVPAEHRNQLVIENSKKALPRVLEVLNRGLEGKTFLVGDRFTVADVNLGTVTDILLGLKYDLSAYPHIQRWMTELHSRPAYKKVAQMRQMPK, encoded by the coding sequence ATGATCAAACTTTATGGTTCACCTCTTTCAAGTGCGGGACGCTGCTATTGGATGCTTGAAGAACTCGCTGTTCCCTACGAAGTCATGCCGCTGAATTTGCGAGAAAAAGAACAGAAATCAGAGGCGTTTTTAAAGATCAATCCGAATGGAAAAATTCCTGCGATGATCGACGGTGATTTCGTGTTGTGGGAGTCGATGGCGATCAATAGCTATCTGGCCAAGAAATTTGAAAGTCCTTTAGCACCGAAAAATCTTCAGGAAGAATCTTTGATTCAACAATGGAGCTTATGGGGCTTAGTGGATTTTCAGGAGCCGGCGGTAAGCTGGATGATCCAGGAATTCTTTGTCCCCGCCGAACACCGCAACCAGCTGGTCATTGAAAATTCAAAAAAAGCTCTGCCACGAGTTCTAGAAGTCTTGAATCGCGGCCTCGAAGGAAAGACCTTCCTTGTGGGAGATCGTTTTACCGTTGCCGACGTTAATTTAGGGACTGTGACAGACATTCTACTTGGACTAAAGTATGACTTATCGGCTTATCCTCACATTCAACGATGGATGACCGAGCTGCATTCTCGCCCAGCTTACAAAAAGGTCGCGCAAATGCGCCAAATGCCTAAGTAA
- a CDS encoding ABC-2 family transporter protein — protein sequence MKTLKKYLSLYFALFRTSFIADLEYRVNFLTRIVTDIFWYAAQILTFEVLFHHTPKIGDWNLEQMRVFLGLVFVVDGLYMIILSENLDQFSEKVRKGDLDLLLAKPVNSQFMLSLQKASTAMIGNLLLGLSWFFYSLWQLPDFHWLRLLWLIVLIPCGLIALYAMRFFMASTAVIFARSENLQFIWYQIYKLGMRPDSIYVPWFKWILLTALPVGVIASVPARALLEPPQFGLIMWVVVLSFILIYLSNKFWRFALRFYSSASS from the coding sequence GTGAAGACTTTAAAAAAATACCTCTCTCTATACTTTGCTCTTTTCCGAACCAGCTTCATCGCGGATCTCGAATATCGGGTTAATTTTTTAACCAGAATTGTGACTGACATTTTCTGGTATGCCGCCCAGATTCTGACGTTTGAAGTTCTATTTCATCACACGCCAAAGATTGGGGATTGGAACTTAGAACAGATGCGCGTCTTCCTGGGACTGGTCTTTGTTGTTGACGGTCTTTATATGATCATTCTTTCGGAAAATCTGGATCAGTTTTCTGAAAAAGTTCGCAAGGGTGATTTAGATCTGCTCTTAGCAAAACCCGTGAACTCGCAGTTTATGCTAAGCCTTCAAAAGGCTTCTACCGCGATGATCGGAAATCTGCTGTTGGGGCTTTCCTGGTTTTTCTACAGCCTTTGGCAACTTCCGGACTTTCATTGGCTGCGACTTTTGTGGCTCATAGTTTTGATTCCGTGTGGACTTATTGCCCTCTATGCAATGAGATTTTTTATGGCCTCCACTGCGGTTATATTTGCCCGCTCTGAAAATCTTCAGTTTATCTGGTATCAAATCTATAAATTGGGAATGCGACCCGATTCTATTTATGTACCTTGGTTCAAATGGATTTTGTTGACGGCTCTTCCGGTGGGAGTCATTGCCAGCGTTCCCGCAAGAGCCTTGTTGGAACCGCCGCAATTCGGCCTTATTATGTGGGTGGTTGTGTTATCATTTATTTTAATTTATCTCTCCAATAAATTCTGGAGATTTGCCTTGCGCTTTTATTCCAGCGCAAGTTCTTAA
- a CDS encoding ABC-2 family transporter protein — protein sequence MKRSILKMSSAVFWKRNLAFAKLAIVTNLEYRLNYFVDAILQPTITTGIEMLLWYAVFVGAGSTEIAGFSRDYYLSYALWGAFFARICTSWMYEYRMIQEIDTGTINSLLVRPMSFYEYYFSQLMGYKFITTLVSMMIPLFVVMAFKLPTQFSRLPIAFALEFYYLVLVHSISFAVATIAFYFNKVYSLTGAKNLALWLFTGELFPLDLMPEPFRTWVIALPFSAGVYVPVGYITGRLEIATVWQSFASITIGIVIVNAIGTLLWRKGVKTYAGTGA from the coding sequence ATGAAGAGGTCGATTTTGAAGATGTCATCCGCCGTTTTTTGGAAACGGAATCTCGCGTTCGCTAAACTTGCGATCGTCACGAATCTTGAATATCGCCTGAACTATTTTGTTGATGCGATTTTACAGCCCACGATCACCACGGGCATCGAAATGCTTTTGTGGTATGCAGTCTTCGTCGGCGCAGGCTCTACCGAGATTGCTGGCTTTAGTCGCGATTACTACCTTTCCTATGCTTTGTGGGGTGCATTTTTTGCGCGGATCTGCACCAGTTGGATGTACGAATATCGCATGATCCAAGAAATCGACACCGGGACCATAAATAGTCTTCTGGTGCGACCAATGAGTTTTTATGAATATTATTTTTCGCAACTTATGGGGTACAAATTCATAACGACGCTGGTATCAATGATGATTCCGCTGTTCGTGGTTATGGCTTTTAAACTTCCCACACAGTTTTCCCGACTGCCCATCGCCTTTGCTTTAGAGTTCTATTATCTCGTCCTTGTCCATTCCATCAGCTTTGCCGTCGCCACAATCGCGTTTTATTTCAACAAGGTTTACTCTTTGACGGGGGCCAAAAACTTAGCTTTGTGGTTGTTCACTGGAGAACTCTTCCCGCTGGATTTGATGCCCGAGCCCTTCCGAACCTGGGTGATCGCACTGCCTTTCAGTGCCGGGGTTTATGTCCCCGTCGGTTATATCACCGGGCGGTTGGAAATCGCGACAGTCTGGCAGTCCTTCGCCTCTATCACAATCGGCATTGTTATCGTGAACGCCATCGGAACGCTGCTGTGGCGCAAGGGAGTAAAAACCTATGCGGGGACGGGGGCCTAA
- a CDS encoding ABC transporter ATP-binding protein: protein MAIAIETENLKRVYQTYQKPEGFLNSLRGFINRKHIDRVALDSTTLKIESGQIVGLVGANGAGKTTLLKMLSGLVTPTSGDAKVLGFRPWERKNEFLRQISILLGQKNQLWWDISPADSYALLARIYDLDPTKARQRVEQLAEMLQCSHVLHTQLRRLSLGERMKMEIIGALLHEPQVLFLDEPTIGLDIVAQETIREFLDQYVKEKSPTVILTSHYMDDIAKLADKLLLISKGHIVYQGTVPEFVAKSNKELAENEEVDFEDVIRRFLETESRVR from the coding sequence ATGGCGATAGCAATCGAAACTGAAAATCTAAAGCGCGTTTATCAAACATATCAAAAGCCCGAGGGATTTCTTAATTCCCTTCGTGGCTTTATCAATCGCAAGCATATTGACCGAGTCGCGCTTGATAGCACCACTTTAAAAATAGAATCAGGACAGATCGTCGGACTTGTCGGCGCCAATGGCGCGGGAAAAACTACGCTTCTGAAAATGCTTTCCGGCCTGGTCACTCCGACAAGTGGCGACGCCAAAGTTTTGGGATTTCGTCCATGGGAAAGAAAGAATGAATTTCTACGCCAGATCAGCATTCTTCTGGGACAGAAGAATCAGTTGTGGTGGGATATTTCTCCCGCAGACTCTTACGCCCTGCTGGCGCGAATTTATGACTTAGATCCCACTAAAGCCCGCCAGCGCGTTGAACAATTGGCCGAGATGCTTCAGTGCTCGCATGTCTTACACACGCAGTTGCGACGTTTAAGCCTGGGTGAACGCATGAAAATGGAAATCATTGGGGCTCTTTTGCACGAACCACAGGTTTTGTTTTTGGATGAACCGACAATCGGCTTAGACATTGTCGCGCAGGAAACAATTCGCGAGTTCCTGGATCAATACGTAAAAGAAAAAAGTCCCACTGTCATTTTAACGAGCCACTACATGGACGACATTGCCAAGTTGGCCGACAAGCTTTTGCTTATCAGCAAAGGACACATCGTCTATCAAGGCACCGTTCCCGAGTTTGTTGCAAAATCAAATAAAGAATTAGCTGAAAATGAAGAGGTCGATTTTGAAGATGTCATCCGCCGTTTTTTGGAAACGGAATCTCGCGTTCGCTAA
- a CDS encoding endonuclease/exonuclease/phosphatase family protein, translating to MMQRWALALTMVMGASAFAYEIPQDSDVMTRFGVCQAEFLPANFSLFVWNIKKAEAKARWARDFEHFVPKSDVVLIQEAMLDPFVTSIALRQKNFCWDFATSFIDESPTGVMNGSLTGALKTYFFRSPGREPVVRTPKMTLVAEFAVANSRETLMVANIHALNFVQDKNNRAQIQAVADFLRKHQGPIIFAGDFNSWNGNRLNALEAILGSLGLKKILLDNDDRGMKLDHVFVRGLLLHSSKLHSDIKSSDHAPITADFRLQ from the coding sequence ATGATGCAAAGATGGGCCCTCGCACTGACCATGGTGATGGGAGCTTCCGCATTCGCCTATGAAATACCGCAGGATAGCGATGTGATGACCCGCTTTGGCGTCTGCCAAGCTGAATTTCTTCCTGCGAATTTTTCTCTCTTCGTATGGAATATAAAAAAAGCGGAAGCAAAAGCGCGCTGGGCTCGTGATTTTGAGCATTTCGTGCCCAAGTCCGATGTGGTTCTGATCCAAGAGGCGATGCTGGATCCCTTCGTCACATCGATAGCTCTTCGTCAGAAGAATTTTTGCTGGGATTTTGCCACCAGCTTTATCGATGAAAGCCCCACCGGAGTCATGAACGGCTCTTTGACCGGAGCTCTTAAAACCTATTTCTTTCGGAGCCCCGGCAGAGAACCCGTGGTCCGCACACCTAAAATGACGCTGGTTGCAGAGTTTGCTGTAGCCAATAGCCGTGAAACCTTGATGGTCGCTAACATTCATGCGCTGAACTTCGTCCAAGATAAAAACAACCGGGCGCAAATTCAAGCGGTTGCGGACTTCCTTCGAAAACACCAAGGACCCATCATTTTTGCCGGCGACTTCAACAGTTGGAATGGCAATCGCCTCAATGCCTTAGAGGCGATCTTGGGCTCTTTAGGACTTAAAAAGATTCTGTTGGACAATGATGATCGAGGCATGAAGTTAGACCATGTCTTTGTGCGTGGGTTGCTTCTTCACTCCTCAAAGCTGCACTCAGATATCAAAAGCTCAGATCATGCCCCCATTACGGCCGACTTCCGACTGCAATAA
- a CDS encoding GNAT family N-acetyltransferase produces the protein MHIEFTQADESHIEHLVKLVNSAYRGDSSKEGWTTEADLLDGQRVDEQSLRELIHRNDSIILIAEDDDTGDLLGCVHLEKHNSKCYLGMLTVDPSLQSQGIGKMLLDESEALAQFWDCTSIYMTVISVRSELIAWYVKHGFRDTKETKPFPYGDERFGIPKVQGLEFTVLEKKV, from the coding sequence ATGCATATTGAATTTACCCAAGCCGATGAAAGTCATATTGAGCATCTTGTGAAACTCGTCAACTCGGCCTATCGCGGAGACAGCTCCAAAGAAGGATGGACGACCGAGGCTGATTTGCTAGATGGTCAACGTGTGGATGAACAAAGCCTGCGCGAACTGATTCATAGAAATGATTCGATCATACTTATCGCTGAAGATGATGACACCGGAGACTTGTTGGGCTGTGTGCATTTAGAAAAGCACAATTCAAAATGCTATTTGGGCATGTTAACTGTCGATCCGTCATTGCAAAGTCAGGGAATTGGCAAGATGTTGTTAGACGAATCGGAAGCCCTTGCACAATTCTGGGATTGCACTAGCATTTACATGACGGTGATCTCGGTGCGCTCTGAGCTTATCGCCTGGTATGTGAAGCATGGTTTCCGTGACACCAAAGAGACGAAACCCTTCCCTTACGGCGACGAACGTTTCGGAATCCCCAAAGTACAAGGATTAGAGTTTACCGTCCTTGAAAAGAAGGTTTAG
- a CDS encoding class I SAM-dependent methyltransferase: MPIPTQFIQIDEEGYGLSREIRIQDPLVGQELLQNLKLHEGGTLLSTIGETPVIVEAFDEPYVASQVHFHDGTWEISLPYGVHYSFQLESLSLDEWDRFHGYASNNIPFVFSRKAQASFFNLLDEYGDDFIEFQGKTYEIPNYWPANENVEKETYWSNIYKEEVNPGWNLGEPAEALKDMLPRLKIARSRILVLGCGEGHDAAFFATAGHFVTAVDISPEAIERAKKNYGHLSNLTFLEADLFKLPRDFDQAFDVVFEHTCYCAINPAKRQDLVKVWNRVLVSGGHLMGVFFTFEKRQGPPYGGTEWELRQRLKSSYHPIFWGRWQKSVPRRQGKELFIYTKKT, translated from the coding sequence ATGCCAATTCCTACACAATTCATCCAGATTGATGAAGAGGGTTACGGACTCAGTCGAGAAATTCGCATCCAAGACCCTTTAGTAGGACAAGAACTTCTGCAGAATTTGAAACTTCATGAAGGTGGAACATTGCTTTCCACTATTGGTGAAACGCCCGTCATCGTAGAGGCTTTTGACGAACCCTATGTGGCTTCACAAGTCCATTTTCACGACGGCACCTGGGAAATTTCGCTTCCTTACGGCGTCCATTATTCTTTTCAATTGGAATCGTTGTCCCTGGATGAATGGGACCGTTTTCACGGATACGCTTCGAACAATATTCCTTTTGTCTTTTCTCGCAAAGCCCAGGCCAGCTTTTTTAATTTGCTCGACGAATACGGCGATGACTTCATCGAGTTCCAGGGAAAGACTTACGAAATTCCCAACTATTGGCCTGCGAACGAAAATGTCGAAAAAGAGACTTACTGGAGCAACATTTACAAAGAAGAAGTCAATCCAGGTTGGAACTTAGGAGAACCGGCTGAAGCTTTGAAAGATATGCTTCCACGACTGAAAATTGCCCGTTCCCGAATTCTTGTTTTGGGCTGCGGAGAAGGTCATGATGCTGCATTTTTCGCGACGGCCGGTCACTTTGTGACGGCTGTGGATATTTCTCCGGAAGCCATTGAGCGCGCGAAAAAGAATTACGGACATCTTTCAAACCTGACATTCCTGGAAGCAGATCTTTTCAAACTTCCCCGTGATTTTGACCAAGCCTTCGACGTGGTTTTCGAACACACTTGTTATTGTGCGATCAATCCTGCCAAACGCCAGGATCTGGTGAAGGTATGGAACCGCGTCTTAGTCAGCGGAGGCCACCTGATGGGTGTGTTCTTCACTTTCGAAAAACGCCAAGGCCCGCCCTATGGCGGCACTGAATGGGAACTGCGACAACGTTTGAAATCGTCTTATCACCCGATCTTTTGGGGCCGCTGGCAAAAGTCTGTTCCCCGCCGCCAAGGCAAAGAACTTTTCATCTATACCAAGAAAACTTAA